From Salinirubellus salinus, the proteins below share one genomic window:
- a CDS encoding SDR family NAD(P)-dependent oxidoreductase, with translation MSLRLDGQTVFVTGAASGLGRQITTRAAGEGAFVVATDVDDDGGEQTVAEAEDAAAGAGGATYYHLDVTEADAFHDLVDAVAEERGLDGIVNNAGIGHPPNLAEDVSQSTLDYIIDVNVRGVWNGCQAALPHLKANDDGGAIVNVASLAAVLGMPQQSAYSLTKGAVLNYTRAVAAEAGRDGVRANAVCPGVVDTPLGSQVFAGMADDPEEGREKLARQYPLGRLGEPDDVAAPTCFLLSDEAAWITGHGLVIDGGFSSA, from the coding sequence ATGTCACTCCGACTCGACGGACAGACCGTGTTCGTCACCGGTGCGGCCTCCGGACTCGGCCGACAGATCACCACCCGCGCGGCGGGCGAGGGCGCGTTCGTCGTCGCCACCGACGTGGACGACGACGGCGGCGAGCAGACCGTCGCCGAGGCCGAGGACGCCGCCGCGGGGGCCGGTGGCGCGACCTACTACCACCTCGACGTCACCGAGGCCGACGCGTTCCACGACCTCGTGGACGCCGTCGCCGAGGAGCGTGGCCTCGACGGCATCGTCAACAACGCCGGCATCGGCCACCCGCCGAACCTCGCCGAGGACGTCTCGCAGAGCACGCTCGACTACATCATCGACGTGAACGTCCGCGGCGTCTGGAACGGCTGTCAGGCCGCGCTCCCGCACCTGAAGGCGAACGACGACGGCGGGGCCATCGTCAACGTCGCGTCGCTCGCCGCCGTCCTCGGGATGCCCCAGCAGTCGGCCTACTCGCTGACGAAGGGCGCGGTGCTCAACTACACCCGTGCCGTCGCCGCCGAAGCGGGTCGGGACGGCGTGCGCGCCAACGCCGTCTGTCCGGGCGTCGTGGACACGCCGCTCGGCTCGCAGGTGTTCGCCGGGATGGCCGACGACCCGGAGGAGGGCCGCGAGAAACTCGCCAGACAGTACCCGCTCGGCCGACTGGGCGAACCCGACGACGTGGCCGCCCCGACCTGCTTCCTCCTCTCCGACGAGGCCGCGTGGATAACGGGCCACGGCCTCGTCATCGACGGCGGCTTCTCCTCCGCGTAG
- a CDS encoding phosphate-starvation-inducible PsiE family protein produces MSDDGTDLDRFVEPSETVIRAIEILAAYLLVGLFGIGVLDLLISIFELVRTGVIFDPDEGIDAILTVIDKALLLFIIVELYQTVVAYSREESVTRIVIVAGLIAVARKIISFRPGDFETLEALFVNAAAFSLLLLVLVVAYYVVQKTETEAV; encoded by the coding sequence ATGTCCGACGACGGGACGGACCTCGACCGCTTCGTCGAGCCCTCCGAGACGGTCATCCGCGCCATCGAGATCCTCGCCGCCTACCTGCTGGTGGGCCTGTTCGGCATCGGCGTCCTCGACCTGCTCATCTCCATCTTCGAACTCGTGCGGACGGGCGTCATCTTCGACCCCGACGAGGGGATCGACGCTATCCTCACGGTCATCGACAAGGCGCTGTTGCTGTTCATCATCGTCGAGCTCTACCAGACCGTCGTCGCCTACTCGCGCGAGGAGAGCGTCACCCGCATCGTCATCGTCGCGGGCCTCATCGCCGTCGCACGGAAGATAATCAGTTTCCGACCGGGTGACTTCGAGACGCTGGAGGCACTGTTCGTCAACGCCGCCGCCTTCTCGCTGCTGTTGCTGGTGCTCGTCGTCGCCTACTACGTCGTCCAGAAGACCGAGACGGAGGCCGTCTAG